The following are from one region of the Dreissena polymorpha isolate Duluth1 chromosome 2, UMN_Dpol_1.0, whole genome shotgun sequence genome:
- the LOC127867463 gene encoding uncharacterized protein LOC127867463, whose product MTSRSHEEEDSDKSGLASGGCEQERTLTTKEQKLLDALRELNMDPQTESREDIGLFVRRLTKKTDEERKPRSQHWASSAVKTGVISCHRRPIHNWALTTLRRLCDFSETL is encoded by the exons atgACTAGTAGGTCACATGAAGAGGAGGATTCTGATAAGAGTGGACTAGCAAGTGGTGGATGTGAACAAGAGCGTACACTTACAACAAAGGAACAGAAGCTGCTAGATGCCCTCAGAGAACTGAACATGGATCCTCAGACAGAGAGTCGAGAAGATATAGGTCTTTTTGTGAGACGACTGACAAAGAAAACAGACGAAGAGAGGAAACCTAGG TCACAGCACTGGGCATCATCTGCAGTCAAGACTGGGGTCATAAGCTGTCATAGGAGGCCAATCCACAATTG gGCTTTGACAACTTTGCGACGCCTTTGTGATTTCTCTGAGACGCTTTAA